A stretch of Gossypium hirsutum isolate 1008001.06 chromosome A06, Gossypium_hirsutum_v2.1, whole genome shotgun sequence DNA encodes these proteins:
- the LOC107960172 gene encoding alkaline ceramidase → MADGISSFWGPVTSTSECCEKNYAYSSYIAEFYNTISNILTILLAFIGLVNAIRQRFEKRFTVLHVSNMILAIGSMLYHATLQRLQQQGDETPMVWEMLLYMYILYSPDWHYRSTMPTFLFLYGAIFAVVHSVIRFGIGFKVHYVILCLLCIPRMYKYYIHTNDASAKKLAKLYVATLSLGSLCWFSDRVFCKQISSWPINPQGHALWHLLMGFNSYFANTFLMFCRAQQRGWAPKVVYLTGILPYVKIEKPKTQ, encoded by the exons ATGGCTGATGGAATATCAAGCTTTTGGGGTCCAGTCACATCTACAAGCGAGTGTTGTGAGAAGAATTATGCCTACTCTTCTTATATTGCAGAGTTCTACAATACTATATCGAATATCCTCACCATTCTTTTAGCCTTCATCGGTCTCGTAAACGCCATACGACAGAGGTTCGAGAAAAGATTCACTGTTCTTCATGTATCTAATATGATACTTGCCATTGGAAGCATGTTATACCATGCCACCTTGCAACGCTT GCAACAACAAGGTGATGAAACTCCTATGGTATGGGAGATGCTTCTTTATATGTACATCTTGTACTCACCGGATTGGCATTACCGAAGCACGATGCCcactttccttttcctttacggTGCCATTTTTGCCGTCGTTCATTCTGTCATTCGTTTTGGCATCGGCTTCAAAGTGCATTACGTGATTCTCTGCCTTCTTTGTATCCCACGGATGTATAAGTACTACATTCACACCAATGATGCCTCCGCTAAGAAGCTCGCGAAGTTGTACGTGGCTACGCTTTCCCTGGGTAGTTTATGCTGGTTCTCTGATCGTGTTTTCTGCAAACAGATATCGAGTTGGCCGATCAACCCTCAAGGTCATGCTTTATGGCATCTCTTGATGGGTTTCAATTCATATTTCGCAAACACGTTTTTAATGTTCTGTCGTGCTCAGCAGCGGGGATGGGCGCCGAAAGTCGTTTATCTTACGGGCATTCTCCCGTATGTGAAGATTGAGAAACCGAAAACACAATGA
- the LOC107961517 gene encoding uncharacterized protein, whose translation MMARIPVRFNKIAAAFDEAARASTVVAVARQCESSSGSDHSSEDLSDLSDLVNYFIETDDHEGHKTAPEKEDDEHDDGSESEPEGYWSETKDALKRLVEKNKGDNVKVKIVGLVELACRNVLDMSSEDFKRRIMSDLRDNGFDAGLCKSRWEKFGRHPAGRHEYIDVNVNGARYIIELNLGGEFEIARPTTSYDSLTQIFPRVFVCKPEELKQITRLMCKSMRESMKSKEMKVPPWRRLGYMQAKWFAHYKRTTNDENLAKNASKNVATATK comes from the exons ATGATGGCAAGGATTCCGGTGAGGTTCAATAAGATAGCGGCGGCTTTTGACGAGGCGGCACGTGCGTCGACGGTGGTAGCAGTAGCACGGCAATGCGAGAGTAGTAGCGGAAGTGATCATTCGTCGGAAGATTTGTCAGATCTTTCGGACCTTGTAAATTATTTTATCGAAACTGATGATCATGAGGGTCATAAGACGGCTCCAGAGAAGGAAGATGATGAGCATGATGATGGGTCGGAGTCGGAGCCGGAGGGTTATTGGTCGGAGACCAAAGATGCTTTAAAGCGATTGGTGGAGAAGAACAAAGGTGATAACGTAAAGGTCAAGATCGTCGGACTTGTAGAACTGGCTTGCCGGAATGTTTTGGATATGTCGTCGGAGGATTTTAAACGTCGGATTATGTCTGATTTGAGAGATAATGGCTTTGATGctg GACTGTGCAAATCACGGTGGGAGAAATTCGGGAGGCACCCAGCCGGACGTCACGAATACATAGACGTGAACGTGAACGGGGCTCGTTACATCATCGAACTTAACCTCGGCGGTGAGTTCGAAATAGCTCGACCAACAACGAGTTACGACTCACTTACCCAGATTTTCCCACGGGTTTTCGTCTGTAAACCAGAAGAACTTAAGCAAATCACGAGATTGATGTGTAAATCGATGAGGGAATCGATGAAAAGTAAGGAAATGAAAGTGCCACCTTGGAGAAGACTTGGGTACATGCAGGCTAAATGGTTTGCTCATTATAAGCGTACAACAAATGACGAAAACTTGGCCAAAAATGCTTCAAAGAATGTAGCAACAGCGACGAAGTGA